The region TTGCATTGTGAATCAAGTTGAGTActgcaaaaatataaatttaaaattgtaaattataaatgacaagatgttgatttaaaataatttactttgatTACCCAGTTTGCCAAGAAAATACAATACGTCCAATCATTCCAGTACCATCTTTTAATATCCATGCTATTGTTGCTGCTAATGGAGTTTTATTTGTGTTACCAACACCAACACTTTCCAGTATTGAATAAGTCGTTAAATTTCCAAGTATTGTACTTGCAAATGcctgtatttaaattaattttactatgaTTCATTTGAAGGACAATTGAgtgttataaatttacctGAACTGTGTCCCATATTTGATAGGCAACATAGTCAGGATGAACACTGTGTGGAAATCCTtcaggtaaaaatatttctttgagTGTTGATTTGATATTGTGGATGGAAGCCAGAGTATTCCATATTGATGTGTGCGATGATTcagatatcatttttttgtctgggaaaaatttaaaacacagTGTTATTAgttaaacaacaatatcattattaataaaaaatatgttacctgatttaaatataacattttcTTGTTTACTGTCAGAatatatttcttgaaaaaatgattgttgatcaaatttttttgtagagctcattttgttattaatttaattaacaacgAAACATTTGTTAAAGAAGAGTTTGGAGCTGGTGAGCTTGAATATGTAGATCcggaatattttattgttattgttttcgTTAATTCAAAACAATAACATCATATGGATCATATGGTTTGACACAATATGACACGTGGGTACGGGAAGCCTGTCTAGTGTCTGGTTTACAACATTGCTTCAAGGCGCATTTACAAATCGTATGATGGAAACGATACTTTATACCTAAACGCgtcaaataacaataaataaatagagcaAGTTCAATTGcagatgataattttaaaaaagtgatGTTAAAATAgaacattaaatatattatactaaTGTCTTTGATTTAATATCTTTAATTGACGAAATTTTACCTGtcaaaattatctttttctaCGCATGACACTGCGCAGTACCGAGTAGAGTTGATAAAGCATAACAATTGAGTTCTGATTACACCACAAAATAAagcaataatttgaattttgtttttgatatcATAAAGCTActtatgtgtttttttaaaacttagcAAGTGAcaccaattttttataattttaaacgaTGATAATCCCGAATAAATTGAATCTCAGAATTGAATAgtattttaacattaaaataattaaaaaaaatttcgaatgttttttaaaaaatcatgactttataaaagtatatatatagtacaatttgtttagtaattttattacaatttcaTATTTGTACCAAAAGTATAggtataaaaagaaaacaacaaaCTAAAATACtaatctctttttttaatttcgacAATTTATTCAgatgaaaattagaaaaaataaagttcagtatataagtatataatgttttagatctttttaaatatatatccaagATGCAATTctgaataaaacttttttatgagATTATTTTGATTGTAATAATTCTTCATATGGTTTTCTTTCTTCATCATTTTGTAGTATATTTTTCAGATAAAGATCAACAACttcatatttttgtttgtcaaaTAAATCGTTGTAATATAGTTCAAAGCCTTTACTAATTCCTGAACGTAGCTTATTTACTCCATCAGTATCATCAATAACAGCAAAAACTTCAAGAATAACTgtttgtttaaacattattgGTTTTCAATGACCAACAAAGTTCAGCAATGTTTAAataacttaattattttttggtcAGATATCATCCATAGATCAGTATAGACAGTTTTTATCTAAAtcatcaaacaattttttacattgattTTAATCATCCgataatatatttctatataaaaatgcAAATCCAATAGCAAGATTTCACAGCAtccaaagaaaaattattctttcttcatttaaaagaaaaattgtttttgttgtctTCTGTCATATGtgccaaagaaaataaattcatgtgcCGTTGTAGATTTTGACATGGAGTTACAAAAGGCCATTATTGTAATGACAATGCTTAAAGTTTTTGagcaagttttaaaattattttttataattgatttgaATATTTGCATAGTTATTCTCCGCAGCCTTTTAAAAACGTTTAGTGattcaattataatatatttcaattaacattttaatcTTCATAGttcgaatatttttaaacgtaTGCATCctgttttgtattttcaaaattttgtatttaaaatacaaacaatgtataagtattattttgtaatatttctcAGAATTTAAGTCTATTCTATTAAGGCAAATATAATGGATTTTCAGAATAGTACATGATATACTTTCAATATTTTAGAATATTAAATCTCTATGATTTACGAAATTCATTATTCAGCAATAATTGTATGATAGACCATGGGTTATATACGGTTTCATTCTTATTTCCGCTTAACTTACCCACCTCGAAATGTCTTACAaaatcttataaaaaaaaaatgatgtactAGATTTCTTTGAGGTTCACTAAGTGTAAGTGCTTCTTTTTTTGTCTCATTAAATATCATAGAACTTTTATTTGAGGAGTTTctaagattttatatttttctatgagatgtaaaaaaaaaatacttttcctatgttattttatggtgtgaatttttttttttctgtgttctatgaaattttatgaGGCACAAAGTATGGATTCTgatttttataacattttataaGACGGTTGTATTTAGTGGGATTCTATAATTCGTATAAATCAATGAGAAGGATTAGGGTTTTAGTCTTTTGTCAAGATATGAAGTattacaaatgattttaaaattctataaGATCAAATAAGATCGATTTTTTAAGAATTCATTTGAACTCATATTTTCCCAACCACACTTTAGAAGATTCTATCatgtttttcttcttttttcgttttttatcaaaaaaaataatttgattatagcaaataaattaacaagattatacaaaaaatagttttgAAGTTTACagatgagttttttttattaattttgattgacATATACATTGTCGAGTATTACgaatatagaaattttataaaaatgaaatcatACCCTGTAAACAAaacgtattattttttttcctgattCTACAAATTATCACTAAGAAAATACTTAGTACAACATATTACACATTAAAAACTTGATGAGaactcttttaatttaaaatttttttgttatgaaaacAACTTCTTAATATCTagttatctaatttttttctcatgaaaATGGTTTGATTTTCTCTCTCATTTAACTatgattattgattataaaatgcccaatcaacaaaaattatgtagtttttatcttatttatattaattttttaatctaaaataaaatggcAACATTTATCACATTTTTGTTACATTGAGGTGCACAAACATATCtcaatacaagaaaaataaaataaaaatgagcacgaaaaaaaatactaaaaaatatttgagaagataaaaaaaatttgtaagctataaaaaaacaacattattCTGAACTaacgtaaaaaaattgtacccaagtaaaaatattttcagagaagatatttaaaaacgtacgaattatattgaaaataatattaattgatgataattgaacttttaacattatttacgTGCGTACTTatgcattataaattttcacttGTGTGGGGGggacaattattaattaagtaaataccagttgacaaaataaatttgtttcatTTACTTGCTTATTGAAATAAAGACCTGTATGATACGAAAACTAgtataattcattaattgacagattattttattttttacgacTTGGGCACAATTAGAGCAGTCAATCATTTTTGACTGTGACAACGACCAGGGCTACGACTATCATTACGACTGCGACTTTCACTACGACTAAGATCACGACCACGACTATGACTACGACTATGGGTACGACTATGACTACGACTGAAGCTGAAACGGTGATTGCGGCCGTGACTGCGATTACGACTATGACTACGACTACGACTGCGGCTGAGGCTGTGACTGCGGCTGTGACTGCGGCTGTGACTGCGGCTGTGACTGCGGCTGTAACTGCGCCTATCACTGTGACAAACGTCGTTTTTTGTAGCCAACGTTGTTTTCTTCTTTAGAcagttgttttttcttttcttcgtCATGTCGTTTCTTTTCTTTCGTCCATTAGCAAGCTAAAATGTTATTACATTCAttactataattattttattaatattatttttagaaagtaattattattataatatagtTTATTACCTTCTTTGGTCTTAAAGGCTTTCTTGAGTCTGTTATTTTGCTGCCCACATATTCTTTTAGGACTTCTTCGGCTTCTATTCTGCATTGAGCCAGAGTCATCTCATCATTATGCATTTGTTTAAACCAAGTAAGGCTATctgaaaatttcaatttataatatgatgaaaacaaaaatttgataattattgcaataataaaaatttaatagaaaaactattaaattaaatcaacttattctatttttacaacaacagttattgaaaaagaacaattataaaaaaagaaataaatatttttaataagaaaTATGATAAAGGCTACCTTGCAGAGCTAACATTTTTACAGGATTCAATGCAGGTCGTTTTTCCGGAACTTTTTCGCGATTTGAGGTTAGACCTAAAGCACTGGAGTTTATGATTTCGTCCGGAGTGAAAATTGCGGACATCAAACCTTTTATGAATTTACTTTCTGAAGTTCCTGCACGATTTCTGACATTGCACCAGCTGCCATTGTCTATCCATATATCTTGCCCAATATGTAtctgtttataaaataaaaaatagaggaGTTACGATTGTTGACGTTCacttatattaaaatatgatgaatcatttgaataaatataaaattattgtaccTCTTTATTGTTGGAGTCTGGAATTCGTCTTACAAAACTAACCGATGGTAAGCCGGATCCGTCAAAGAATGGTTGTGGCTTTGTTTTGTTTTCTTCGGCTAGACATATGAagaaatattgatgaaatttatgaatttttttttttagctgtcattgcaataaaaatgaaagctTGACTTAAcagtaaaataatatgaaaattaccTATATTCTCAAATTTCAATAGAATTTCCAGTATCTTCAGCGATTCAGCATTTAAATTCTTCTCAATAATTTCTTTCATCTTTATAACCTCTTTTTCGATTGCTTTGACagtattttcaagtttttccaatttcttttgaaattGAGCTTGAACCTCTTTATCCTCTTCTCTTGATCGACTGCttttattctcatttttttttcttcgatcGGAGTTCGTGTTTGCTGGAACGTGCATTGAACTACGATcctaaaagaattttttaaaaataaaatttcgttAATGGAAGTCATTAATACAATCGAGCATAATAAACCGAGTTAgcaaaaacattaaaaaaaataaattcaatatattaatatggTACCAAAGCTTGTGAATGAATGAAAttctcaaaatttttaaagattttccgttaattaattatatatttccatCGGGAATAAATTCATCAGAATTTcgtaaaaaatgatttttatgaaaaaattttgtaaaaaattgctgaatcaatcaagtaaattttataaaaattatataaaaattttgtctaatcctttaataaatttattcaacaaatttttaaaaacatgattttaaaattttcaacattttgtaaaaataaaaaaaaaaaaaattctttaaccAAGATTCGAACCCAGTACTCACAGAAcaacataatattttcaatcacCTCGATAAAAATGCATGTAAGAATgctttattttgaatttattcacTTTACTGTTTCAAGCAtagtttatttgttaatttcaattgtttaccACGAATTTATTCCTCCCTTAGCTACAACTACTTTTCTATTTCGTTAATTTATGTTATactataataacaaaaatctatttgatttttcatgtaTACCTTATTTCGTGATTCTGATTTATTACGATCACTCGATCTATGAGATTTTATCCTTTCACTACTTTTGTTGTAATCAGCATAGAAATTTCTTCTATGTACATTTCGAGGTATAGAATCCGACTTTTCATGAACCGGTGATCTATCAGAACATTCTTCTGATTCTGTTGCCTGTGTACACAAGAAATTTGAAGGTAAAAAACTCGTTATTGAAGTTTAAAAAGAACCTctcatacaaaaatattttacaaaagttATGTAAAGttagttttataaaaacagaCTAGCTTATAACCAGTCCTTTGCAAAAactattttgatttttttaaaagtttcaaaaaatttatataccatTCTTATGAAAATTAGTCGTTTGTATTTGTATACtacaagaatttttaaattgcttcTATAAAAATGTGTCGAAAATTTACGAAATTTCAAAGCTAATTtcatctttatatatttaaattttacttttactgTTCATTTAGGTGCACGCGcacgttttctttttttccattgaatgaaaagaaaatatagaaTAGATGTTCCACTTTAGAGAAATTCGTTCATTACATATGTGTACCAGAAACTCAtagaataacaacaaaaaaaaaatctttcatgaaacatttacactgagaaaaacttcttctattttttagaagaaaacttcttggcaatatattgtttaaaaaaagataaaaacagtttattataacaaaaattggTTTGGTTAACTAAAAAACCAAAGTGTCTTGAGCGGGAATCGAACTGGAGTCTGACCGAATAGACAGCTAATGCGTTACCGATGTGCTATTGATAATGATAgttgattaataattcataaaacatTACATTAAAAGCAAAAGATCTTAAACGATAAATAGTGACACTaaaaaatgtttctttttttttaatccatacCTTAGTGCCTGGTGGTGATGAATTGAAGTAAGATGAATCTCGGACTGTAACGTTTCTACGTTTATGACTGATGTATTCATCGTCACTGTGCTTAGAAGATCCTCTTTTTCTcgaattatgtttattattttcggCTTTGGATTTTTCTTTGAGTGGGTCTCCAGGCTTTGAACACTCAGAGAATTCGAGCATAGGAACATTGTTATCATATTGTTTATCTTTTCTTGACACCTATGTTtccatgaaaaattatataaaattgatttcgtataataatattataaacatagGCTGGGTTGCTCAAAAGTTCTAacgaaaattatataaaaatctataGATAAgtcttataaaatttatatagtttttattttaattttaaagcgAGGGGGAAGTCACTTGTGTAATCTGGTATACATCGGaagaagaatttttaataatctctTGTAATCGTTCAGAAATGATTACGGAAAAATCGTGTAATCGATGTAATCTAAAAGACTCTTGTAAtcttttataatcatcaataatctTTAGAAATTTTATGTAATCACCAGTAATCTTACGTCGTATATCTGTAATCTGCGAAAATTTTCTTGTAATCTTGATATGATTACAGAAAATCTCAGTAATCTTCCCTTCTTTGTTTTCAGATCACGCATGCGCGTGTATACATGCACATGTatggtatattaattttttttttctctattcgtttttcattaattttttttttcttctttgaattttaagtaTGATCGTAAAAGATTACAGGGAATCTTTgtgattaccaaaaaaaaaagtaatcttgTGTAATCATTAAGAATATTGCATGATTACAGGTAATCTGTAATCTGGTGTAATCTTTGATAATCTTCAATAATCTCGTGTAATCTTTTTgaaatctttgaattttaagtgtaatcataaaaaattactgggATTCTTTgtgattacaaaaaaagtaatcttgTGTAATCATTGGAAAGATTACATGATTACCGGTAATCTGTAATCTGGTGTACACTAAATTTTGGAGTGACTTTCCccttgatttttatatatttttaatctacttataatacatttttgaCCCGTTTTATATTACttgttttcaataaatttttttttttgttcaatgattatatatactttagatgctttcataattttttttcaatctattataagaaattttcgattttgtttcatcaatgttgattataatattatttatattgcttCTTGTTTTATGTATAGTACAATAGATAACATATATCTATTctacatattatatttgtttttcgcAGAAAAATTACcggaataattaaataatatctaaGCATAGATAATTCGaaccaaaaaattaaaaaaaaattataataaaatcaaattaatgaatctattatttatattgtaaataaaactactaaaaataaattattgaccGGGAAAAGTCGAGACGAGAGATAGCTGACGAGAGACGAGAATATTTGGGACGAGAAACGATCTTTTAAAGTCGAAACTCTTTTAAAGAGGCAACTctctctcgtctcgtctcgtctcgtctcccggcattactaaaaaatttgtaagtaTCTTTTCTATGTTCTCCGTAATAAATCAATtctataaaaatgtataaatttacatgaagAAAtgggcaaaaaaaatttttaattttaattgaacatATTCACCTTagtcataaagaaaaaaaatttatatttgaaataaaaaaataccaagctGGCTAGATTACCTATATAATAAGCTGTGTATCATTTatctatcatattttttatacataccAGCGCCTCATCATTATCAGCTAGTATTTCAGGATCGCTTTCTATTTTTTCGTCAGCTGATATCTGAAGTATATTGTCCATGTCGTCTCCTGATGGTGGATCCATATCCTTTTTATAAAGATTCTgcatacataaaataaataaatacttacaaATATCCGtgtaacaaaatataaataaatttacttgaaaacgATTTCGTATATAAAattctataattaaaaataaatacagaaaaattatgaattaataGATGTTCAAAGATTTTTAaaccagaataaaaaaaaaattcaattcaatctATCATGTGTTTATTgcttttctaaattatttgacaaaaaagtaattaaattctTTCCATTAACAGAATAGTTCAtaagtttttcttttattgaagttattttttcaacaactatTTTCGTATTAACATGACTATAAACTTCATGTATATGATTTACTCGAACACCATGATCGAAATTTGCAGGTCCGTGCATCAGTTGTTGACCGTAAATGTAGCAATCACAACCAACCAAAACAAAGCAATTGATTTTGACAACAACCCCCGTGTCAAACAGAACAACAGAATCATTTCTTCTTTCTGCTCTTCGATAAGTATGTGCGTGAAGCACggaattttgataaatacacCTCTCGTAAACCTCGACTGTAACTCCTGAGCTTttgaagaatttatttatttcattttctactgttgcattttttttacctacGCCAAGCAGCACTAAGTCATCAGAGATTTTTCTATGGTTAGCTGTGCTTTTAGGTTTGAATAAACTTTCACAATACTCTTGGCATTCTTTTGATTCTGTATTATTTGGAATAAGAAAACGCAATGTtagatttttcaacattttttttgcaatttgatGAGATATACCTCGTGGTCCATTTACGAGTTTTTTACATTGACCGATTCCATCTTCAAATGGATACGATGAGGTTGCCCATAGTGGCCCTGTTTTTCTTACGGAATCAGTGTAATGAAGCAAAGAATGCACATTGAAAGTCATTGATGATTCACCATATAATATTTGCCATTGACcaacaaattttaacaaattgtatTCAGCTATCTCTAAATCGAGCTTACTTATTTTAGTCTTTGATAAAGTCCAAACGCTTTCGACAAACAGTGctaatgatttaaaatgttCAGCTTTGAGTATTCCGTCTAAACATGGAATGCAATAATATAATGACCATGCAGCCCATTGACTCGACTTCCAGTCTGCGAGTTGACTCAGTGGCAATGGCAAGCGTGGAATATCATGAGAAGGTGTGATACGAGATAACcgttcatcaatttttttacggTCATTTGGTTTTAaactgtaatttttgtttcgtGTGTCAGTAATCTTCTCAATTAGGTATTGTTTCGTTACCCCCAGATCAACTCCATGTTGTTTTTCTACGGGAAAGCcgaaaataatatcaaataacgGTGTTTCTTCAATGAATGCCGAATTGCTTTTAACACCCAGAACTGTCACTTTTTTTCGAGAATAAggtctttgtttatttattttatcagcttTCGAAGCTTCTTTTATGTATTCTTCGTGACTTCGCAATGGTGGATCTTTttcagttaataaataatgcacTGCACCGTTGCAATGTGTTCCCTTACTATAACACCAGCTACAACCGTAATATCCGGAATATTGTAAACGATTTTGCATAACAGGTCTAGCTACAGAGTCAACACAACCacagaatatataaaatttaaataccatTAAATCACCAGTTATGTGATTTACAATTGGCACACCATTTCTGTATAAGTTTTGAATTTGTTTGCAAAAAGCTGTCAAGTATAAACGCATCAAATCAGGATTTGGCTCTTTTTTGGTGCAAAGTAATCCAGCTAGGACCCGATTATTGAACCGTATTTTGGGAGGCAATTCGTTGATGTAAGCTTGAATAGGCCAGAAACTCGTATTAGACTTATTGAAAACAGGAGCACCATCAGTATTGAAATTCAGAGTTAAAGTTCCAGGAGACTTTAATTGAAACTTTTTGTACAACTCAGAATCATATACGtcactcaaaaaattttgattccTGTTTGATTTGAtatattcaagattttttacgAGCGCTTTTTGTATacttaaatcatttaataaaagtcGGAGTTGATAATCTATAttgatcattataaaattgtttgagTGTTTTGATGACAACTCATATTGTTGCTGACATCCATCACATactttaaattctttttttttactaaatttaatCTCTTTTATACCCAAAATACAATAACATATACTAcaataaaaatgcatttttataGTGTTTGATGGTGGATCGAAGGATTTTGATCTTAAATAATGACTTGCAGTCCAAGATTCGAATTCCGGTCCAGCTAGagttttaacaaattttataaagtctTCCTCATCACGTtcactgaaatttttttttactatgaaTGTCTCAATCATTAACAAAACATCTGATACACGTAAATTTGCTGCGGGAAACATCAATCGACCGCCCTGCATAGATTCCGTATCAAACTTCAAAGATTGGTCTGAccattcattatttaattcttcatAATCAGAGTTATCATCAGTGCTATCACTTTCATGACAATCAGTATCAGAACTACTACAACTATCAATGTTTTGAATAGGAAAgccattaattatattttctgcATCTGAATCATCTGAAGTAATAATATCTTCACGAGTATTTTGttccaataaattaatatcagcTTCATCGGATAATAATACTTGATAATCTTTTTGTGCATTATCttcggaattttttttttctgtatgaTTACATAATGAATGCTTAATCTCATTACAAGAGCCAAGATCACCTGATAGTTGTGCTTTATTAACATGATTCCTAACGGTAGGCTCACCTGTAATTACAGATTTGTTGTCAGTTTATCTATCTAACCCAACACGGAACTCTtctatcgaaatttttataaaattatgccaa is a window of Aphidius gifuensis isolate YNYX2018 unplaced genomic scaffold, ASM1490517v1 Contig16, whole genome shotgun sequence DNA encoding:
- the LOC122860018 gene encoding uncharacterized G-patch domain protein DDB_G0278987-like, with protein sequence MQNLYKKDMDPPSGDDMDNILQISADEKIESDPEILADNDEALVSRKDKQYDNNVPMLEFSECSKPGDPLKEKSKAENNKHNSRKRGSSKHSDDEYISHKRRNVTVRDSSYFNSSPPGTKATESEECSDRSPVHEKSDSIPRNVHRRNFYADYNKSSERIKSHRSSDRNKSESRNKDRSSMHVPANTNSDRRKKNENKSSRSREEDKEVQAQFQKKLEKLENTVKAIEKEVIKMKEIIEKNLNAESLKILEILLKFENIAEENKTKPQPFFDGSGLPSVSFVRRIPDSNNKEIHIGQDIWIDNGSWCNVRNRAGTSESKFIKGLMSAIFTPDEIINSSALGLTSNREKVPEKRPALNPVKI